In Sulfurovum xiamenensis, a genomic segment contains:
- a CDS encoding dihydroneopterin aldolase, with amino-acid sequence MTIHIEDLTFDVIIGLLDFERDRPQRVIINLQASYDYSDDQFIDYADMVLLIQNELKEKRYELLENALLGLKEILYTTYPQLQTLSLKISKPDILTQCTVSLSKTWNF; translated from the coding sequence ATGACCATTCACATAGAGGATCTAACTTTTGATGTGATCATCGGCTTACTGGACTTTGAGCGAGACAGACCTCAACGTGTTATCATCAACCTTCAAGCTTCCTATGATTACAGCGATGATCAGTTCATTGATTATGCAGATATGGTACTGCTGATACAAAATGAACTTAAAGAAAAGCGCTATGAACTTTTGGAAAATGCGCTTTTAGGGCTCAAAGAGATCCTCTACACTACCTACCCACAGCTACAAACACTTTCACTCAAGATTTCCAAACCGGATATCTTAACCCAATGTACAGTTTCCTTAAGTAAAACTTGGAATTTTTAA
- the hsrA gene encoding homeostatic response regulator transcription factor HsrA has translation MRILIIEDEVAQSKTLSDTLTQEGYQNDVAENLDDARYFLQIRNYDLVLLGWPSGSDKNLDIISTIKTEAHKTSVIVLSEREDKESEIKALRSGADDFVRKPLDYDILLVRIEAKLRFGVSNIIEIEDLIINPEEEKIIYEGEEIELKGKPFEVLTHLAMHKDQIVSKEQLLDAIWEEPELVTPNVIEVAINQIRQKMDKPLDITTIETVRRRGYRFCFPKKIS, from the coding sequence ATGAGAATATTGATCATAGAAGATGAAGTGGCACAGAGTAAGACACTTTCAGATACGTTGACACAGGAAGGTTATCAGAATGATGTAGCTGAAAATCTTGATGATGCAAGATATTTTCTGCAGATCAGAAACTACGATCTAGTACTACTGGGATGGCCATCTGGCAGTGATAAGAATCTGGATATTATCTCTACTATCAAAACAGAAGCACACAAAACGTCCGTCATTGTTCTTTCTGAACGGGAGGACAAAGAGAGCGAGATCAAAGCACTGAGATCCGGTGCCGATGATTTTGTCAGAAAGCCTCTTGATTATGATATTTTACTGGTACGTATTGAGGCAAAACTAAGATTTGGTGTTTCTAACATTATCGAGATAGAAGACCTCATCATTAATCCTGAAGAAGAGAAGATCATCTATGAGGGTGAAGAGATAGAACTTAAAGGTAAACCATTTGAAGTCTTGACACACTTGGCTATGCATAAAGATCAGATCGTCTCTAAAGAGCAGCTGCTTGATGCGATCTGGGAAGAACCGGAGCTGGTAACACCGAATGTCATTGAAGTTGCCATCAACCAGATCCGTCAAAAGATGGATAAACCTTTAGATATCACTACGATCGAAACGGTCAGAAGACGCGGTTATAGATTCTGTTTTCCTAAAAAGATCTCATAG
- a CDS encoding YfhL family 4Fe-4S dicluster ferredoxin codes for MALMITDECIACDACREECPNEAIEENDPVYIIDPDRCTECVGHFDEPQCIAVCPVDCIIPDPDNSETVEELKFKYDKLQEEE; via the coding sequence ATGGCATTAATGATTACTGACGAATGTATCGCATGTGATGCATGTAGAGAAGAGTGTCCTAATGAGGCAATCGAAGAAAATGATCCGGTTTATATTATCGATCCTGACAGATGTACAGAGTGTGTAGGTCATTTTGACGAACCTCAATGTATCGCGGTTTGTCCTGTAGACTGTATTATCCCCGATCCTGACAATAGTGAGACCGTTGAAGAGTTAAAATTCAAATATGATAAACTGCAAGAAGAAGAGTAA
- a CDS encoding Ppx/GppA phosphatase family protein, with protein sequence MSKRTAIIDIGSNSARLVIFEKTSRYGFHLICEQKSKVRIGEAAYEKEGYLQPIGIKRAYFTLKSFLHTIDKYQANKTLCIATSALRDAPNGKEFVQWIQKELGLSIKVIDGNKEAKYGGIAAVNLLPISEGISIDIGGGSSDMTLIKHGYIVDTYSLDLGTVRLKELFFDKGVNPSEINEKAKAYIQHELEKLPEHFRHTLAIGIGGTARTLSKGIMKQVAYPLDKLHAFTYNVSEHRSYLDAIPLSSAKNLKRFGLKKNRYDTIREGTLIFNEILSHIGTETVISSAAGVREGVYLEQLLKKDNLKFPSRINPSVTSILDRFQPLVNIQKNQKTKRKLASNLYTVLQQDINDNKQYEKELLWAVKLSSIGQTLTVYRSHQHAFYIAMQELNHGFTHEEILLISFLLRMNEKELLNKPLFTHYKPLLPEKSTLLWLSFIYTLTVLLQEASNNAGITFTYTNKTLRIISDKPLYLAKEKVKALEKPIPFAIIIEDESTLPKNKKLGI encoded by the coding sequence ATGTCAAAACGAACTGCTATCATTGATATCGGTTCGAACTCAGCAAGACTTGTGATCTTTGAAAAAACAAGTCGATATGGCTTTCATCTGATTTGCGAACAAAAATCCAAAGTTCGTATTGGTGAAGCTGCTTATGAAAAAGAGGGGTATCTTCAACCCATCGGTATCAAAAGAGCCTACTTCACCTTAAAATCCTTCCTTCATACCATAGACAAATATCAGGCAAATAAAACACTTTGTATCGCTACGTCTGCACTGAGAGATGCACCGAACGGAAAAGAGTTTGTCCAGTGGATACAAAAAGAACTTGGACTTTCCATCAAAGTGATCGATGGCAACAAAGAAGCAAAATATGGTGGTATAGCTGCAGTGAATTTACTGCCTATCAGTGAAGGGATTAGTATAGATATCGGAGGGGGGTCATCCGATATGACACTTATAAAACATGGATACATCGTCGATACCTACTCCCTTGATCTTGGTACCGTAAGACTCAAAGAACTCTTTTTTGACAAAGGTGTGAACCCTTCAGAGATCAATGAAAAAGCTAAAGCATACATACAACATGAATTAGAGAAGCTTCCAGAGCATTTTAGACATACACTGGCCATTGGTATAGGTGGGACTGCAAGAACACTCTCTAAGGGTATTATGAAACAAGTTGCATACCCTTTAGATAAACTCCATGCTTTTACCTATAATGTGAGTGAACATAGATCCTACCTCGATGCCATCCCGCTCTCAAGTGCCAAGAACCTTAAACGATTCGGATTGAAAAAAAACCGTTATGACACCATACGTGAAGGGACACTGATCTTCAATGAAATACTCTCCCATATTGGTACAGAAACGGTTATTTCAAGTGCAGCCGGTGTAAGAGAAGGGGTATATCTTGAGCAACTTCTTAAAAAAGATAACCTCAAATTTCCAAGCCGTATTAATCCCAGTGTTACCTCTATCTTAGATAGGTTTCAACCTCTGGTCAATATACAAAAAAACCAGAAAACAAAACGTAAACTGGCTTCAAACCTTTATACAGTGCTGCAACAAGATATTAATGATAATAAACAGTATGAAAAAGAACTTCTATGGGCAGTAAAACTCTCCAGTATTGGACAAACACTGACGGTTTATAGATCACATCAACATGCCTTTTATATCGCCATGCAAGAGCTCAACCATGGTTTTACCCATGAAGAGATACTTCTTATATCATTCCTGTTGCGGATGAATGAAAAAGAGCTTTTAAACAAACCTCTCTTTACACACTACAAACCACTTCTTCCGGAAAAAAGTACACTGCTTTGGCTAAGCTTTATCTATACGCTTACCGTACTTCTACAAGAAGCTTCTAACAATGCCGGCATCACATTTACCTATACAAATAAAACGCTTCGTATCATCTCTGACAAACCCTTATACTTGGCAAAAGAGAAAGTAAAAGCTTTAGAAAAACCCATACCGTTTGCCATCATTATAGAAGATGAAAGTACATTGCCTAAAAATAAAAAATTGGGGATTTAA
- the bamA gene encoding outer membrane protein assembly factor BamA, whose protein sequence is MIKKTVLAQILLSWMLIGSLLSAQKVTQIKFEGLSHLSPTSAKEIAGIHVGEEINAGKINTSIKKFFAQGYFKDVWVDQQGGILIYHFKEKMAIANVDIKGYGSGDDGMKLLEGIGLKKGDLYDERRVKKAKRTLIAKLESQGYYDTVVDVSTTPIGESSIAIAFDVNKGEKIIIEEQNFVGAEELVQSDLELELANKEKDFLGWMPWRNNGEATVDQLEYDAYRVKDVYMRHGYLDAYVSKPLMRVDFGSYKAKVDYQVIEGVQYRVGTIGISQDVKGLDTEDLKDELILKEGKIFNIKRMRKDISILEEEVGNLGYAFVKVSPQMHKDPEKKIINLNYVVQPGEVVTINDVIISGNDTTKDRVIRRYIYLAPGDTFSARDLKDSKNALGRTGFFEKVDVESQRISADKINLLVKVKETSTGTISAGGGYGSWEGLMFNASISDRNFFGSGINTTIGFEVSKRSTNYTLSFVNPKVWDSMYSLGVSLYKKEYEYIDYTQDQLGGSVNIGREFYRYFHASVGLGYVDNQSTMNDTNSTLFDNYYFNLYNDQYKKTSLFASISFDNTDDFYVPREGMIAALNFEYGQLDGDDYNATQYPSGFADIFKTSAKVGFFYGLEDWIDYDLILRLKGRMTTILSDDDAYLPIAEKLFLGGIGSVRGYNPYSLSPLDPTTYTRTGGKHRASASVEASIPLSEAAKMRLAFFYDYGMIGEDSFNEITRSSTGVVVEWQSGFGPINLVFSYPIDEEVDDRTQAFEFSMGTKF, encoded by the coding sequence ATGATCAAAAAGACGGTACTGGCTCAGATATTACTTTCTTGGATGCTTATAGGTTCACTCCTTTCAGCTCAGAAAGTCACACAGATTAAATTTGAAGGTCTTTCGCATCTTTCTCCAACATCTGCAAAAGAGATCGCCGGCATCCATGTAGGTGAAGAGATAAATGCTGGAAAGATCAATACTTCTATTAAAAAATTTTTTGCGCAAGGATATTTTAAAGATGTGTGGGTAGACCAACAGGGTGGGATACTGATTTATCATTTTAAAGAAAAAATGGCTATCGCAAATGTCGATATCAAAGGGTATGGATCAGGTGATGATGGTATGAAGCTTTTGGAGGGTATAGGCCTTAAAAAGGGTGATCTCTATGATGAGAGACGTGTGAAGAAAGCCAAAAGAACACTGATCGCCAAGTTGGAGAGTCAAGGCTATTACGACACAGTGGTTGATGTGAGTACAACACCTATAGGGGAAAGCAGTATTGCGATCGCGTTTGATGTCAACAAAGGTGAGAAGATCATTATCGAGGAACAAAACTTCGTAGGTGCTGAGGAGTTGGTTCAAAGTGATCTTGAATTAGAGCTGGCGAACAAAGAAAAAGATTTCCTTGGTTGGATGCCTTGGAGAAATAATGGTGAAGCGACGGTAGACCAGCTTGAATATGATGCGTATAGAGTCAAAGATGTGTATATGAGACATGGGTATTTGGATGCTTATGTAAGTAAACCGCTGATGAGGGTAGATTTTGGTTCTTATAAGGCTAAAGTAGATTATCAAGTTATTGAGGGTGTACAGTATCGTGTAGGAACCATAGGCATCTCCCAGGATGTCAAAGGGCTTGATACCGAAGATCTTAAAGATGAACTGATATTGAAAGAAGGTAAAATATTTAACATTAAGCGTATGCGAAAAGATATAAGTATTTTGGAAGAAGAGGTCGGTAACCTTGGTTATGCATTTGTCAAAGTTTCTCCGCAAATGCATAAAGATCCCGAAAAGAAGATCATTAACCTTAATTATGTAGTTCAACCAGGAGAAGTTGTGACGATCAATGATGTGATCATTTCGGGTAACGACACGACTAAAGACAGGGTGATCCGCCGTTATATCTATTTGGCACCTGGAGATACATTCAGTGCCAGAGATCTTAAAGACTCAAAGAATGCATTGGGAAGAACAGGATTCTTTGAAAAAGTCGATGTTGAGAGTCAAAGGATCTCAGCAGACAAGATCAATCTTCTTGTAAAAGTAAAAGAGACCTCCACAGGTACGATCTCTGCGGGTGGTGGATACGGAAGTTGGGAAGGGTTAATGTTTAATGCCTCTATTTCAGACAGAAACTTCTTTGGTTCGGGTATCAATACGACTATAGGCTTTGAAGTATCAAAAAGGTCAACTAATTATACGCTCTCTTTCGTCAATCCAAAAGTGTGGGACAGTATGTATAGTCTGGGTGTAAGTCTTTACAAAAAAGAGTATGAGTATATAGATTATACACAAGATCAGTTAGGTGGATCAGTGAACATAGGAAGGGAATTTTATAGATATTTCCATGCTTCCGTGGGGTTGGGATATGTCGATAATCAGTCAACAATGAATGATACAAATTCCACATTGTTCGATAACTATTATTTTAATCTTTATAATGATCAGTATAAAAAGACTTCCCTGTTTGCAAGTATAAGTTTTGACAACACAGATGATTTCTATGTACCAAGAGAAGGAATGATCGCAGCACTGAATTTTGAATATGGACAATTGGATGGAGATGATTATAATGCGACGCAATATCCTAGTGGTTTTGCAGATATTTTTAAGACAAGTGCAAAAGTAGGATTCTTTTATGGCTTGGAAGATTGGATCGATTATGATCTTATCTTACGCCTTAAAGGAAGAATGACAACGATTCTAAGTGATGATGATGCATATCTTCCAATCGCGGAAAAACTCTTTTTAGGGGGGATAGGATCAGTCAGAGGGTATAACCCTTACTCTCTTTCTCCATTGGATCCAACGACATATACACGTACGGGGGGTAAACATAGAGCCTCTGCAAGTGTTGAAGCCAGTATTCCTCTTTCTGAGGCAGCAAAGATGAGACTGGCATTCTTCTATGATTACGGTATGATCGGTGAGGATAGTTTTAATGAGATCACAAGATCATCTACGGGTGTGGTGGTTGAGTGGCAGTCAGGATTTGGACCGATCAATCTCGTATTCTCGTATCCGATAGATGAAGAAGTTGATGATCGAACACAAGCATTTGAGTTCTCCATGGGAACCAAATTCTAG
- a CDS encoding prephenate dehydrogenase produces MAKIKVGIVGLGLMGGSLSLALKKHSKDYYFIGLDHNELHCSQALQLGLVDEICTSTEALKSCDIIFLSIPVDGIISVSQQLGPLNDRCTVIDLGSTKEKISLSIPSDIRHHFVAAHPMTGTEKFGPTAALEDLYTDKVVVLCDLEKSGVHQQNVAKKLFTDIGMNIVCMDAKEHDRHAAFISHMPHAISYSLANSVMAQEDSKSIVALAGGGFKDMSRIAKSSPNMWEDIFRQNKSNVLEAINSFQSELKKCQKMVENEEWETLNDWMREANTLHDILD; encoded by the coding sequence ATGGCTAAAATCAAAGTCGGTATAGTTGGTTTAGGTCTGATGGGTGGTTCTTTAAGCCTTGCGCTTAAAAAACATTCCAAAGACTATTATTTCATAGGACTGGACCATAATGAACTTCATTGCTCACAAGCACTTCAACTCGGTCTCGTTGATGAAATCTGTACCTCTACCGAAGCACTCAAAAGCTGTGATATCATTTTTCTTAGTATACCTGTAGATGGCATTATCTCCGTTTCTCAACAATTAGGGCCTTTAAATGATAGATGTACCGTGATTGATCTGGGCAGTACAAAAGAGAAGATCTCTCTTTCTATTCCTTCAGATATCCGGCATCATTTTGTGGCGGCACACCCTATGACAGGTACCGAAAAGTTTGGGCCTACTGCGGCACTTGAAGACCTCTATACGGACAAAGTTGTCGTACTTTGTGACCTTGAAAAAAGTGGGGTACATCAACAAAATGTTGCCAAAAAACTTTTTACCGACATAGGCATGAATATCGTCTGTATGGATGCAAAGGAGCATGACAGACATGCTGCATTCATCTCTCATATGCCCCATGCGATAAGTTATTCCTTAGCAAACTCTGTCATGGCACAGGAAGATTCAAAAAGTATTGTTGCACTGGCAGGCGGTGGATTTAAAGATATGAGCCGTATCGCGAAATCTTCTCCCAATATGTGGGAAGATATCTTCCGACAAAACAAGAGCAATGTGCTTGAAGCCATCAACTCATTTCAGTCAGAACTGAAAAAATGCCAAAAGATGGTAGAGAATGAAGAGTGGGAGACGTTGAACGACTGGATGAGAGAGGCCAATACGTTACATGATATTTTAGACTGA
- a CDS encoding BatD family protein, whose protein sequence is MRNLGKVLLVLTLVLQVMRADGVEATVSSTEVVSGNAVELRIKAIGDDAEFPDIQKIDGHKVIGTNSGSSSSYSYINGKMKSEHATTKTFTFIPDQNVTIPSYEVKIDGKKYNTQPIEIKIVKSSASLGQNGDMFSLQMRANKTKVMVGESLMVTVYFALKNSVRLSQDIQYTPPSFPGFTVTDVGDQNAYIKGNYQVQEVRYLLTPQAEGNFTVSPAYAKVGVADRGRRDIFGMTFGTKWKQTASNTLQIEVLPQAQESDLVGDFTIDTTIDAQEVKANKPVNLTVKIEGKGNLESFEFPKYEIAGVTVYSDEAKVETKVIDGELYSNYSKSFAFIAEEDFRIPTRSFSMLRPKDKQLKELAVNAYDITIKKSSAASSSSAKPHTNGVVQTKISQPVQTKEVVVEKEVEVKSVAWWMLAAAFALGMLFMSTLKWLPLVIRRTESPYNESEALKILYGHMSEDAKIEEMVRKLYARKNGDTSVQIDKKILKEMVDRVKQS, encoded by the coding sequence ATGCGAAACCTTGGTAAAGTATTATTGGTGTTGACATTGGTCTTACAAGTGATGCGGGCCGATGGTGTAGAGGCCACGGTATCAAGTACAGAGGTTGTCAGTGGTAATGCTGTTGAGCTACGCATTAAAGCCATAGGAGATGACGCAGAATTCCCGGATATTCAAAAGATCGATGGACATAAAGTCATTGGGACGAATTCTGGAAGTAGCAGTTCTTATAGCTATATCAACGGAAAAATGAAAAGTGAGCATGCGACGACTAAAACCTTTACTTTTATTCCTGATCAAAATGTAACGATCCCTTCTTATGAAGTGAAGATCGATGGCAAAAAGTATAACACCCAGCCTATTGAGATAAAGATCGTTAAATCCAGCGCATCATTAGGGCAGAACGGTGATATGTTCTCTTTGCAGATGCGTGCAAATAAAACAAAGGTGATGGTAGGTGAATCTCTCATGGTGACGGTCTATTTTGCTTTGAAGAACAGTGTAAGACTCTCACAGGATATACAGTATACACCGCCAAGTTTCCCGGGATTTACCGTCACAGATGTGGGTGATCAAAATGCCTATATCAAAGGCAACTATCAGGTTCAAGAGGTACGCTATCTTCTTACCCCTCAAGCAGAAGGGAATTTTACAGTAAGCCCGGCCTATGCCAAAGTAGGTGTAGCAGATAGAGGCAGAAGAGATATCTTCGGGATGACCTTTGGAACAAAATGGAAGCAGACAGCATCAAACACGTTGCAGATAGAAGTTCTCCCTCAGGCTCAAGAGAGTGATCTCGTAGGAGACTTCACGATCGATACAACGATTGATGCACAGGAGGTAAAAGCCAACAAACCGGTCAATCTAACCGTGAAGATAGAGGGGAAGGGTAACCTGGAAAGTTTTGAATTCCCTAAATATGAGATAGCTGGAGTAACCGTGTATAGCGATGAAGCTAAGGTAGAGACGAAGGTGATTGATGGAGAGCTCTATAGCAATTACAGTAAAAGTTTTGCCTTTATAGCTGAAGAGGATTTTAGGATCCCCACACGAAGCTTTTCTATGTTAAGACCAAAAGATAAACAGCTCAAAGAGCTAGCTGTGAATGCCTACGATATTACCATTAAGAAGTCATCGGCTGCATCTTCATCAAGTGCAAAACCCCATACAAACGGTGTGGTGCAAACAAAGATATCACAACCTGTACAGACCAAAGAGGTGGTAGTAGAAAAAGAGGTAGAGGTAAAAAGTGTAGCATGGTGGATGTTGGCAGCAGCTTTTGCTTTAGGTATGCTGTTCATGTCTACACTAAAATGGTTGCCTCTAGTCATAAGACGAACGGAAAGTCCTTATAACGAGTCAGAAGCATTGAAGATACTGTATGGTCATATGAGCGAGGATGCCAAAATAGAAGAGATGGTCCGTAAACTTTATGCCCGTAAAAACGGTGATACATCTGTCCAGATAGACAAAAAAATACTTAAAGAGATGGTGGATCGCGTTAAGCAGTCGTGA
- a CDS encoding tetratricopeptide repeat protein, with product MRRMILVMLSTGALLHAGITDFKTIKEANKAYEAKEYGKSAALLNSLDTKSPQKQYDIGNALYKDKKYDDAIKAYEKAEGVDEGTRLHNIGNAQFQKKEWDKAIESYEKALKVKEDEDTKFNLELAKKQKQKEEEQKKQDQQDQNKNQEQNQDKKQKQDQKQNQEQKDQDKKQQEQKKDQKDKSQKKKEDQKKKEGDKEKSDAQKEKKGDNESSEAKEPKKMSKEEKLKEQELKRLMKKMGQKKTPTMMYQMGEGKKGQRSEDAKPW from the coding sequence ATGAGAAGGATGATCTTAGTGATGCTAAGTACAGGTGCTTTGCTTCATGCCGGAATTACCGACTTCAAAACCATCAAAGAGGCAAATAAAGCTTATGAGGCAAAAGAGTATGGTAAGAGTGCCGCTCTGTTAAACAGTTTAGATACAAAGAGTCCTCAAAAACAGTATGACATAGGAAATGCATTATACAAAGATAAAAAATATGATGATGCGATCAAAGCCTATGAAAAGGCAGAAGGTGTAGATGAAGGAACTAGATTACATAATATCGGTAACGCTCAGTTCCAGAAAAAAGAGTGGGATAAGGCTATTGAATCATATGAAAAAGCCTTGAAGGTGAAAGAGGATGAAGATACAAAATTCAACCTTGAGTTAGCAAAAAAACAGAAGCAAAAAGAAGAAGAACAAAAGAAACAAGACCAACAGGACCAAAATAAAAACCAGGAACAAAATCAAGACAAGAAGCAGAAACAGGATCAAAAACAGAATCAAGAGCAAAAAGATCAAGATAAAAAACAGCAAGAGCAAAAAAAAGATCAAAAAGACAAAAGTCAAAAAAAGAAAGAAGATCAGAAGAAAAAAGAGGGTGATAAGGAAAAATCAGATGCCCAAAAAGAGAAAAAAGGTGATAACGAATCATCTGAAGCCAAAGAACCCAAGAAGATGAGTAAAGAGGAGAAGCTTAAAGAGCAAGAGTTAAAACGTCTTATGAAAAAGATGGGACAGAAAAAAACACCTACGATGATGTATCAGATGGGTGAAGGTAAAAAAGGTCAAAGGAGTGAAGATGCGAAACCTTGGTAA
- a CDS encoding vWA domain-containing protein, translated as MSFVNPQFFWALIVPFVIFAFLISTNKERLARIFDEKVLKRLSATDESMPMVVRNILMLLALFLMIVAMARPVIEKGDRTVEVQGLTLLTALDISGSMRSTDVYPNRLTFAKKKMNTFFDAMPSDEIGVVAFAYSPFVLAPFSSDKETLKMMVEGVDDSYINMGSTDFSALGELASSLLEKKKPKILILFTDGGDEEAIAGFAEILKSNKIDLYVVLVGTEKGAPVIDENGKPFTLEDGTIAITQRNDALGELAKENDGAYVVASTGKEDIKQLVSVIKGKYQNQQKGEVTVKERVEYFYYPLGLGLLLLLISLSSMPRRRKV; from the coding sequence ATGAGTTTTGTCAATCCGCAGTTTTTTTGGGCACTGATCGTGCCTTTTGTCATCTTTGCATTTCTCATCTCTACAAATAAGGAGAGACTTGCCCGTATCTTTGATGAGAAGGTACTGAAACGTTTGAGTGCGACAGATGAGAGTATGCCTATGGTTGTACGTAACATACTGATGCTCTTAGCACTCTTTCTGATGATCGTTGCAATGGCCAGACCGGTGATTGAAAAAGGTGACAGAACAGTAGAGGTGCAGGGATTGACATTGTTGACTGCACTGGATATCTCCGGTTCTATGCGGAGTACCGATGTCTATCCTAACCGTTTGACCTTCGCAAAAAAGAAGATGAACACCTTTTTTGATGCCATGCCGAGCGATGAGATAGGTGTAGTGGCCTTTGCATACAGTCCTTTTGTCTTGGCACCTTTTTCGAGTGACAAAGAGACCTTGAAAATGATGGTGGAAGGTGTAGATGACAGCTATATCAACATGGGTTCGACAGATTTCTCCGCTTTGGGTGAGCTGGCAAGCTCTTTACTAGAAAAAAAGAAACCTAAGATACTTATTCTTTTTACAGATGGTGGAGATGAAGAAGCCATTGCAGGGTTTGCAGAGATACTGAAATCAAATAAGATCGACCTTTATGTTGTACTGGTAGGAACTGAAAAAGGAGCACCTGTGATCGACGAGAATGGCAAACCTTTCACGCTTGAAGACGGTACCATAGCGATCACTCAAAGAAACGATGCATTGGGTGAATTAGCCAAAGAGAATGATGGTGCATATGTGGTGGCAAGTACAGGAAAAGAAGATATAAAGCAGCTGGTTTCCGTGATAAAAGGCAAATATCAAAACCAGCAGAAGGGAGAGGTGACCGTGAAAGAGCGTGTGGAGTATTTTTATTATCCATTGGGACTTGGACTGTTGCTTCTGCTTATTTCATTGAGTTCGATGCCCAGAAGGAGAAAAGTATGA
- a CDS encoding vWA domain-containing protein, translating to MSQFSFEYPYLLGVLVIFILCSHWCKERSRAIFFPHVNTLMAKSAGKSSLLSVLKWVGITTAVVALASPVLTKSYSNTKKEGRDIVLIIDSSDSMRQQGFDPSDPWKNKFDVVKEVVGDFIEKRENDRIGMVTFADIAFIASPLTFEKKFLTDITKMQEMGMAGKRTAINDAIVQSYNLLSKSKAQSKIAILLTDGIDNMSKVPFGDVKSLIEKRDIKLYAIGVGDTRDYNAQYLKALADAGKGLAFGAQDAATLSQVYDEIDKLEATKIDDKKIVQHTYLYIYPLFLAILSLLMFVYIRNSRGL from the coding sequence ATGAGTCAGTTTAGTTTTGAGTATCCATACCTACTAGGGGTATTAGTCATATTCATTCTTTGCAGCCACTGGTGTAAAGAGAGAAGCCGCGCTATTTTTTTCCCTCATGTCAATACACTGATGGCTAAGAGTGCAGGTAAGTCCTCCCTGCTCTCCGTGTTAAAATGGGTAGGGATCACAACCGCTGTGGTCGCTTTGGCTTCTCCGGTACTTACAAAAAGCTACTCGAATACAAAAAAAGAGGGACGCGACATCGTACTGATCATTGATTCAAGTGATTCGATGCGACAGCAAGGGTTTGACCCTTCCGATCCATGGAAAAACAAGTTTGATGTCGTTAAGGAAGTCGTGGGTGACTTTATAGAAAAAAGAGAGAATGACCGTATAGGTATGGTCACATTTGCAGACATTGCTTTTATCGCATCACCGCTTACCTTTGAAAAGAAGTTTTTAACAGATATCACAAAAATGCAAGAGATGGGGATGGCAGGGAAACGAACGGCGATCAACGATGCGATAGTACAGAGTTACAATCTTTTGAGCAAAAGCAAGGCCCAGTCCAAGATCGCTATTTTACTTACCGATGGTATAGATAATATGAGCAAGGTACCGTTCGGAGATGTGAAAAGTTTGATAGAGAAGCGTGATATCAAACTCTATGCCATCGGTGTAGGTGATACCCGTGATTATAATGCGCAGTATCTGAAGGCATTGGCAGATGCAGGTAAGGGACTGGCATTTGGTGCGCAGGATGCAGCGACACTCTCTCAAGTGTATGATGAGATAGACAAGCTTGAGGCAACAAAGATCGATGACAAAAAGATCGTACAGCATACCTACCTCTATATCTACCCGCTTTTCTTGGCCATTTTGAGTCTGTTGATGTTTGTCTATATTAGAAACAGTAGGGGTTTATAG